The following proteins are encoded in a genomic region of Hirundo rustica isolate bHirRus1 chromosome 3, bHirRus1.pri.v3, whole genome shotgun sequence:
- the PLN gene encoding cardiac phospholamban produces the protein MEKVQHMTRSALRRASTIEVNPQARQRLQELFVNFCLILICLLLICIIVMLL, from the coding sequence ATGGAGAAGGTCCAACACATGACCCGCTCCGCTCTGAGGAGAGCCTCAACTATTGAGGTCAACCCACAAGCACGCCAAAGGCTCCAAGAGCTCTTTGTGAATTTCTGCCTGATCTTAATTTGCCTCTTGCTGATCTGTATCATTGTGATGCTTCTCTGA